A genomic region of Micromonospora sp. NBRC 110009 contains the following coding sequences:
- the allB gene encoding allantoinase AllB, whose protein sequence is MNGYDLVVRSRRVVLPEGLRPAAVCVRDGRIVAIDEYDAVGGHDLGELALVPGLVDTHVHVNEPGRTEWEGFATATRAALAGGVTAIVDMPLNSLPPTVRADALAVKRSAATGQIHVDVGFWGGAVPGNFGDLPRLHAAGVFGFKAFLIDSGVPEFPPLDPAGLAAALDAVDALFVVHAEDPTEVTAPPASRRYVDFLRSRPPAAERRAVGAVLDVARRTGGRVHILHLSAADALPLLAQARAAGVRVSGETCPHYLTLAADEVPDGATEFKCCPPIRGSGNRERLWAALAAGLVDCVVSDHSPCPPALKCGDTGDFAAAWGGIASVQLGLPAVWTAARRRGHSLADVVRWMATNPAALVGLRRKGRIAVGCDADLVAFDPDAPFTVDPAALHHRHLVTPYAGQVLTGVVRATWLRGMPVTPDGPPRGRLLDRRDE, encoded by the coding sequence GTGAACGGCTACGACCTGGTGGTGCGGTCGCGGCGGGTGGTGCTCCCGGAGGGGCTGCGGCCGGCCGCGGTGTGCGTCCGCGACGGGCGGATCGTGGCGATCGACGAGTACGACGCGGTCGGCGGCCACGACCTCGGTGAGCTGGCACTGGTGCCCGGCCTGGTCGACACGCACGTGCACGTCAACGAGCCCGGCCGCACCGAGTGGGAGGGGTTCGCCACCGCCACCCGGGCGGCGTTGGCCGGTGGGGTGACCGCGATCGTCGACATGCCGCTCAACTCGCTGCCGCCGACGGTCAGAGCGGACGCGCTGGCGGTCAAGCGGTCGGCGGCCACCGGGCAGATCCACGTCGACGTGGGCTTCTGGGGCGGCGCGGTGCCCGGCAACTTCGGTGACCTGCCGCGGCTGCACGCCGCCGGGGTGTTCGGGTTCAAGGCGTTCCTGATCGACTCGGGCGTCCCCGAGTTCCCGCCGTTGGACCCGGCCGGGCTGGCGGCGGCGCTGGACGCGGTGGACGCCCTGTTCGTCGTCCACGCGGAGGACCCGACCGAGGTGACCGCGCCGCCGGCCTCGCGGCGCTATGTCGACTTCCTCCGTTCGCGACCACCGGCTGCCGAACGGCGGGCGGTCGGCGCGGTGCTCGACGTGGCGCGGCGGACCGGCGGGCGGGTGCACATTTTGCACCTGTCCGCCGCCGATGCGCTGCCGCTGCTGGCGCAGGCGAGGGCGGCCGGCGTACGGGTGAGCGGGGAGACGTGCCCGCATTACCTGACGCTGGCTGCCGACGAGGTACCGGACGGGGCGACCGAGTTCAAGTGCTGTCCGCCGATCCGCGGGTCCGGCAACCGGGAGCGGCTGTGGGCGGCGCTCGCGGCGGGCCTCGTCGACTGTGTGGTCTCCGACCACTCCCCCTGCCCCCCGGCGCTGAAGTGTGGCGACACCGGCGACTTCGCGGCGGCGTGGGGTGGCATCGCGTCGGTGCAGCTCGGCCTGCCGGCGGTGTGGACGGCGGCCCGGCGGCGCGGCCATTCGCTCGCCGACGTGGTGCGGTGGATGGCGACGAACCCGGCCGCGCTGGTCGGGTTGCGACGCAAGGGACGCATCGCCGTCGGCTGCGACGCCGACCTGGTCGCGTTCGACCCCGATGCTCCGTTCACCGTCGACCCGGCGGCGCTGCACCACCGGCACCTGGTCACGCCGTACGCCGGTCAGGTGCTCACCGGCGTCGTCCGGGCCACCTGGCTGCGTGGCATGCCCGTCACGCCCGACGGACCACCCCGGGGGCGGCTGCTGGACAGGAGGGACGAGTGA
- the alc gene encoding allantoicase codes for MNDFTALPDLASRLLGGGVVDANDEFFAARDNLVTTEPPVFAAGTFGPKGQVYDGWETRRRREPGHDWAIVRLGAPGVVRGIVVDTAYFTGNYPPYASVEGCHVAGYPSPADLAHADWSTLLPRARLAGDARNAFPIGHEHRVTHVRLSIYPDGGVARLRVHGVVVPDPRLWPDGRLDLAALEHGGRVVGCSNGFYGAPHQLIAPGLAWMMGDGWETARRRDGGNDWVVVQLAAPGRVRLAELDTTHFKGNAPDAATLRGVDARTADPDDPSAWFDLLPRTRLQPDTRHRFPLDDVAVATHVRLDVFPDGGMARLRLHGVADADELASRKP; via the coding sequence GTGAACGACTTCACCGCGCTGCCGGACCTCGCCTCCCGCCTGCTCGGCGGCGGCGTGGTCGACGCCAACGACGAATTCTTCGCCGCGCGCGACAACCTGGTCACCACCGAACCGCCGGTCTTCGCCGCCGGCACCTTCGGCCCCAAGGGCCAGGTGTACGACGGCTGGGAGACCCGCCGGCGGCGGGAGCCGGGCCACGACTGGGCGATCGTCCGGCTGGGCGCCCCGGGTGTCGTGCGCGGGATCGTGGTGGACACCGCGTACTTCACCGGAAACTACCCGCCGTACGCCTCCGTGGAGGGGTGTCACGTGGCGGGCTACCCGAGCCCCGCCGACCTGGCCCACGCCGACTGGTCGACGCTGCTGCCCCGCGCGAGGCTCGCCGGGGACGCCCGCAACGCCTTCCCGATCGGCCACGAACACCGAGTCACCCACGTACGGCTGTCCATCTACCCCGACGGCGGCGTGGCGCGGCTACGGGTGCACGGGGTGGTCGTACCCGATCCGCGCCTGTGGCCCGACGGCCGGCTGGACCTCGCGGCGCTGGAGCACGGCGGGCGGGTGGTTGGTTGCAGCAACGGGTTCTACGGCGCGCCGCACCAGCTCATCGCGCCGGGCCTGGCCTGGATGATGGGCGACGGTTGGGAGACGGCCCGGCGGCGTGACGGCGGCAACGACTGGGTCGTCGTGCAGCTCGCCGCGCCCGGCCGGGTCCGCCTCGCCGAGTTGGACACCACCCACTTCAAGGGCAACGCACCGGACGCGGCGACGCTGCGCGGGGTCGACGCGCGCACAGCCGACCCAGACGATCCTTCGGCGTGGTTCGACCTGCTGCCGCGTACCCGGCTGCAACCGGACACCCGGCACCGGTTCCCGCTCGACGACGTCGCGGTGGCGACGCACGTGCGGCTGGACGTCTTCCCCGACGGCGGGATGGCACGGTTGCGCCTGCACGGGGTGGCCGACGCGGACGAACTCGCGAGCAGGAAGCCCTGA
- a CDS encoding IS110 family transposase: protein MSGSVAGIDWASQVHAVCVVDCAGVVTERFEVVHEAKALAAMTDRLRGAGVAAVAIERGDGPLVEALLGAGLSVFVVPSRQVKALRARYGSAGNKDNRFDAARVAASADGHRVRVRAEIRTNLSGYGRHR, encoded by the coding sequence ATGAGTGGGTCAGTGGCGGGGATCGACTGGGCGTCGCAGGTGCATGCTGTCTGCGTCGTGGACTGCGCCGGCGTGGTGACCGAACGATTCGAGGTGGTGCACGAAGCGAAGGCCCTGGCCGCGATGACAGACCGTCTGCGAGGCGCCGGGGTGGCCGCCGTCGCCATCGAGCGGGGTGACGGGCCGCTGGTCGAGGCACTGCTCGGTGCCGGGCTGTCCGTGTTCGTGGTGCCCAGCCGGCAGGTCAAGGCGTTGCGGGCCCGCTACGGCTCGGCCGGTAACAAGGACAACCGCTTCGACGCGGCAAGAGTCGCAGCGTCCGCTGACGGCCACCGGGTCCGGGTTAGGGCTGAGATCCGTACGAATCTGTCCGGCTACGGCCGCCACCGTTGA
- a CDS encoding protein phosphatase 2C domain-containing protein, translating into MHWICSAATQRGDRPTNQDQYVVVDGAAAVLDGATSWLHTYHGPEPRDGGWYARALGAALTARLPGHGTALNVILDAAIADVRDTYGLKPGDSPYSTATLARWNTDHVDLLVLGDSPALIHHSAGTNALIADERLAVTAPAERDAYRDHLRQGRGFDAHFADLIAAVQRTERHSFNQPDGFWVAEAELTAAGHAICRTLPVNEVAALTLMTDGAAAGVIDYQLTDWIGLADELSRHGAATWLRRIHLAEESDPDGRRWPRSKKHDDKTTITLTKLTS; encoded by the coding sequence ATGCACTGGATCTGCTCGGCGGCCACCCAGCGCGGCGACCGCCCCACCAATCAGGACCAATACGTCGTGGTCGACGGCGCTGCCGCCGTCCTCGACGGCGCGACCTCTTGGTTGCACACCTACCACGGACCCGAACCGCGCGACGGCGGCTGGTACGCCCGAGCCCTCGGCGCGGCGCTGACCGCCCGGCTGCCCGGACACGGCACCGCCCTCAACGTGATCCTCGACGCCGCGATCGCCGACGTCCGAGACACCTACGGCCTCAAACCCGGCGACAGCCCCTACAGCACCGCCACTCTCGCCCGGTGGAACACCGACCACGTCGACCTGCTCGTGCTCGGCGACAGCCCCGCGCTCATCCACCACAGCGCCGGGACCAACGCACTGATCGCTGACGAACGGCTTGCCGTGACCGCACCCGCCGAACGTGACGCCTACCGCGACCACCTGCGCCAGGGCCGCGGCTTCGACGCCCATTTCGCCGACCTGATCGCTGCCGTCCAGCGCACCGAGCGACACAGTTTCAACCAGCCCGACGGATTCTGGGTCGCCGAGGCCGAACTCACCGCGGCCGGCCACGCCATCTGCCGAACCCTGCCCGTCAACGAGGTTGCCGCCCTCACCCTGATGACCGATGGTGCCGCCGCCGGCGTCATCGACTACCAGCTCACCGACTGGATCGGCCTGGCCGACGAGCTGTCCCGCCACGGAGCAGCCACCTGGCTGCGCCGCATCCACCTCGCCGAGGAGTCAGACCCTGACGGTCGCCGTTGGCCTCGCAGCAAGAAACACGACGACAAGACCACGATCACCCTCACCAAACTCACCAGCTGA
- the deoC gene encoding deoxyribose-phosphate aldolase, with translation MNIAKMIDHSLLRPELTTDDIRRGCEIAACRRVASVCVRPSDVGLARAALSGTGVLVGTVAGFPHGDTRTTIKAAETRELVDAGADEVDVVLHIGRLRSGETAYVYDDIAAVVAAAQGRVVKVILENAYLTDEQKVTGCRIAEQAGAHFVKTSTGFAPGGATLTDIQLMRAAVSPHIEVKAAGGVRSLDTLLTLQEAGATRFGATATETILDDFAARERGDHPTTAAAPSGGDY, from the coding sequence TGATCGACCATTCGCTGTTGCGCCCCGAGCTCACCACCGATGACATCCGGCGTGGCTGCGAGATCGCGGCATGCCGCCGGGTCGCCTCGGTCTGCGTACGGCCCTCCGACGTCGGACTCGCCAGGGCCGCACTGTCCGGCACCGGTGTCCTCGTCGGTACCGTGGCCGGTTTCCCGCACGGCGACACCCGCACCACGATCAAGGCCGCCGAGACTCGGGAACTGGTCGACGCGGGTGCCGACGAGGTCGACGTGGTGCTGCACATCGGCCGCCTGCGCAGCGGCGAGACCGCGTACGTGTACGACGACATCGCCGCCGTGGTCGCCGCCGCGCAGGGCCGGGTGGTCAAGGTGATCCTGGAGAACGCGTACCTGACCGACGAGCAGAAGGTCACCGGCTGCCGCATCGCCGAACAGGCCGGGGCGCACTTCGTCAAGACCAGCACCGGCTTTGCTCCCGGCGGCGCCACGCTGACCGACATCCAGCTGATGCGCGCCGCGGTCTCCCCGCACATCGAGGTCAAGGCCGCTGGCGGTGTCCGCAGCCTCGACACCCTGCTCACCCTGCAGGAAGCCGGAGCGACCCGGTTCGGCGCGACGGCTACCGAGACCATCCTCGACGACTTCGCCGCCCGCGAACGTGGCGACCACCCCACCACTGCTGCGGCCCCGTCCGGCGGCGACTACTGA